GATCGTCCGGATGATGGTGCGAGCGTGGCTCGCGCCGCTGGTCTCGACCTCGAAGACGAGGTGGGCCTCGCCCACGTCGAGTTCGGGGGCCGAGCGGTCGTGGCGGACCGTTTGAATGTTGGCGTCGTGGTCGGCGATCACCCCGGAAACCTCACGCATCTTGCCCGGCTGGTCGTCGATCCGCACGCGCAGTCGGAGCAGCTGTTCGCGATCGGTGAGCGCGTGGACCAGCACAGTCTGAAGCATCGTCATGTCGAGGTTTCCGCCACACAGCAGCGCGAGGACGCGCTCGTCCTCGACGTCGAGATCGTCGCTGAGGACGGCGGCGACCGACGCTGCACCCGCACCCTCGACGACCTGTTTCGCCCGCTCCAAGAGGAGCAAGATCGCCCGCGCGATTTCCCCGTCGGTGACGGTAACGATCTCGTCGACGTGTTCCTCGACGAGCGAGAGCGTCAGTTCGGAGATTCCTCCGGTGGCGATCCCGTCGGCGATGGTGTCGACGGAGTCGAGGGTCTGTGGAATTCCTTTATCGAGACTATCCGGAACGGTCGCGGCTCCCTCCGCCTGGACGCCCACGACGCGCGTTTCGGGCGAGAGTTCGCTGTACGCCGTCGCGATCCCCGAAATGAGTCCGCCGCCGCCGATCGGCACCACCACGGTGTCCACGTCGGGGCAGTCCTCGACCATCTCGATCCCGAGCGTGCCCTGTCCGGCGACGATCGCGGGATCGTCGTAGGCGTGGACGAACGCCGTTTCGTCGTCTGCAACGAGACCCTCGGCGTGGCTCATCGCCGCCTGGAAGTCCTGGCCGACGAGCTCGACCGTCGCACCGTACTCGCGAGTCGCGTCGACCTTCGCCTGCGGGGCGGCCTTCGGCATCACGATCGTCGAATCCATCCCGAGTTTCGTCGCCGCGAGCGCGACTCCCTGGGCGTGGTTGCCGGCGCTCGCGGCGACGACGCGCTCCGTCCCACCCTCGGCGACGAGCTGTGAAACCTTGTTGTACGCGCCGCGAGGCTTGAACGACCCCGTCCACTGGAGGTGTTCCATCTTGAGATGGACCTCGCCACCGGTGACATCGTCGAGTGAGGTGCTTCGCTCGACCGGCGTCGATTTCACGACCGACTCGTCGTCGAGCCGATCGCGGGCCGCTTCGATCTCGGCGAACGTGACGGTGGGCTCGGCGTTTCGACTCATCTCAACGGAGCATCCGGTCCATGTCGGGATCGAACAGTGGTTCTTGGCGCACGGTTGCTGCATACCGTTCGTCCTCGTAGCTGATAGTTACGTCGGTCCCCGGCTCGGCGTAGCTCGTCGGAAGGTACGCGTAGACGATCCCGGCGTCGATCGTGTAGCCGTAGTCAGCCCGACAGCCGTAGCCGATCACGTCGTCGCCATCGAGAACCGGATGACCCGCGTCGACGATCTCACCGGTGTCGTCGAGCGTGATCGGCACGAGCTTCTCGTCGATGCCGTCCTCGCGCGCCGCCACGATCGCGTCTTTCCCCACGAACTCGGTGTCGAGATCGACCGCGAACCCGATCCCCGCCTCGTAGGGGTTGTACTCCGGCGTGACGTCGGTCCCCCACAACCGGTAGCCCTTTTCTAAACTGGTGGAGTCGAGCGCTTCCCACCCCATCGGCACGACATCGTACTCCTGACCTGCCTCCCAGATCGTGTCCCAGAGCTGCGCGCCGTACTCGGTGGGCGTGTAGAGCTCCCAGCCGAGTTCACCGGCGTAGGAAAGCCGGAGCATCGTCACCGGCAGGCTCCCCAGGTAGGTTTCCTCGACGGAGTAGAAGGGGAAGGCGTCGTCCGAGAGGTCGACCTCGACCAGCGGCTGGAGCAGGTTCCGGGATTCCGGACCGAACACGCCGATCCCCGACCGACTCGAATCGTGGATCGTGATCGATACCGAATCGGGCGCGTGCTCTTTGATCCACCGGGAGTGCAGCGTCGCGGAGTTGCCGCCACCCGTGGTCAACAGATAGCGTTCGTCCCCGAGCCGCGCGACGGTCAGATCCGCGAGGATCCCGCCGTCCTCGTTCAACATCGTGGCGTAGCGCATCCGTCCCACCGAGCAGTCCATGTCGTTCGTCAGCAGGCCCTGAAGGAACTCCTGAGTGCCCTCTCCGTCGACCTCGATCCCGGTGAAGGTGGTCATGTCGAACATCGCGACCCGGTCCCGGACGGCCTGATGTTCGACGCCCTGGGCCTTCGACCAGTTGCGCGCGAGCCAGTCGGAGCGGTCGGGAACGTCGTACTCGCTCAGGAGGGATTCGTTCGATTCGTACCACTGGGGGACCTCCCACCCATCCGTATCGTAGAACTCCGCGCCGAGGTCGGCCTGCCGGTCGTAGAACGGGCTCCGCCGGAGCGCGCGCTGGTCCTCGGGCTGCTCGCGCGGGTGGATGAGCTGGTAGACCTCCTGGTACTGCTGAGCCCCGCGGCCGTAGGTGTACTCCCGACTACCGGCGTGCGATTGGAACCGGCTGATGTGGGCCGGACCGGCGTTCACGCGCTCGCCGTCGAGGCGCGGCGTACCCTCGTCCATCCACGCGGCGACGATGTCGCCCGCGCCGCCCGACTGGGTGACCCAGATCGCGAGCGACCACCAGAGGCCATCCGTGTCCTCGTCGGGCCCGAGGATCGGCATG
The genomic region above belongs to Halococcus salifodinae DSM 8989 and contains:
- the ilvA gene encoding threonine ammonia-lyase, which translates into the protein MSRNAEPTVTFAEIEAARDRLDDESVVKSTPVERSTSLDDVTGGEVHLKMEHLQWTGSFKPRGAYNKVSQLVAEGGTERVVAASAGNHAQGVALAATKLGMDSTIVMPKAAPQAKVDATREYGATVELVGQDFQAAMSHAEGLVADDETAFVHAYDDPAIVAGQGTLGIEMVEDCPDVDTVVVPIGGGGLISGIATAYSELSPETRVVGVQAEGAATVPDSLDKGIPQTLDSVDTIADGIATGGISELTLSLVEEHVDEIVTVTDGEIARAILLLLERAKQVVEGAGAASVAAVLSDDLDVEDERVLALLCGGNLDMTMLQTVLVHALTDREQLLRLRVRIDDQPGKMREVSGVIADHDANIQTVRHDRSAPELDVGEAHLVFEVETSGASHARTIIRTIRDHGYEVRHVNA
- a CDS encoding GcvT family protein, whose translation is MSTESTLPESAGTVVVGAGCVGCSAAYHLAERGREDVVVLDRGPLFETGGSTSHAPGLVFQTAGGKMMTEMAAYTRELYTDLDSYRMSGGIEVAYTEDRWNFLKRKREWGQSYGLEGGDLLSPESVAEHVPQIDSSVIHGGYYLSSDGKAHAVDASRAMAERASELAGHEFYGNTLVTDIETAEGAVQAVVTDQGRIECDDLLVATNIWGPLFGDMVDRDIPLVPCSHQYLVSDSIDELAGAEEEIEQPMLRHQDYSLYFRQHGDSYGVGSYNHEPLLVDPEDIYGPEKLDDLGLEYPSLREFTATHFYENTHPDHDKSAYDAARELVPAFDDDSWETEMNGMFCFTPDGMPILGPDEDTDGLWWSLAIWVTQSGGAGDIVAAWMDEGTPRLDGERVNAGPAHISRFQSHAGSREYTYGRGAQQYQEVYQLIHPREQPEDQRALRRSPFYDRQADLGAEFYDTDGWEVPQWYESNESLLSEYDVPDRSDWLARNWSKAQGVEHQAVRDRVAMFDMTTFTGIEVDGEGTQEFLQGLLTNDMDCSVGRMRYATMLNEDGGILADLTVARLGDERYLLTTGGGNSATLHSRWIKEHAPDSVSITIHDSSRSGIGVFGPESRNLLQPLVEVDLSDDAFPFYSVEETYLGSLPVTMLRLSYAGELGWELYTPTEYGAQLWDTIWEAGQEYDVVPMGWEALDSTSLEKGYRLWGTDVTPEYNPYEAGIGFAVDLDTEFVGKDAIVAAREDGIDEKLVPITLDDTGEIVDAGHPVLDGDDVIGYGCRADYGYTIDAGIVYAYLPTSYAEPGTDVTISYEDERYAATVRQEPLFDPDMDRMLR